GCGCGGCATCATGAACAGCAGGGTCAGGCACCAGACGATCAGGAACTGGCCGACGCTGCGGCTGAAGATCCCCATGAACAGCCCCCAGATCAGCAGCACCGAAGCGTGGTCGCCGGGGAAGCTCTGGCTGGAGCGGTCCTTGAGTTCCCAGGTCTTCTCCCAGCCGGGGAAGTAGTCGCTCATGTGCACGGCCCCTTCGAGCACCATGGACGGGCTGTTGTGTTGCCAATTCATCAGCGCCACCAACTTGGAAAACAGCGCGCGAATCACCACCATAAGAATCAGGATCGACAGGAAGCCGAAAAACGCCCGGCGCACGTCCACCGCCTTGAACACCCAATCACCGCGAATCAGCAGGCCGAGCATGATCAGCCCCACCACGATATCGAAGGGGCGCAGGCTGGCCACCGCCCAGATATGCAGCCAGGTGGGGTTGGTTGCCAGGGGGGTGTTGAGGTGACGGAACAGCCACTCGTCGAACATCAGGCAGTACATCTGCCCGGTTGGCCACAACCAGAATCCCAGCAGGGCCAAAGGGAGTAAATTGCACAGAACCAGCTTGCCGAGGTTCCACCTTGCTTGGAACAAACCCGGATTGTTCATAAAATATCTCCAATCACCGCGAAAACTGCACCCTTATGGTGCAAAACCGCAATTTTCGGTGCTTGTAACCTTTTTGTCATCATTCAGATACCCAGACCTATGACTGATTTGCCGGATACCGACTTCACTCAACGCTTCATCTTTGATGAGAGCGACGCCCGCGGCGAGCTGGTGGCGCTGGAGCGCAGTTACGCTGAAGTCCTCGCCAAACACGCCTATCCCGAGCCGGTGGCACAGCTGCTCGGCGAGCTGATGGCGGCGGCGTCGTTGCTGGTTGGCACCTTGAAGTTCGATGGCTTGCTGATTCTCCAGGCCCGCTCCGAAGGCCCGGTGCCGTTGCTGATGATCGAGTGCTCCAGCAACCGCGAGATCCGCGGCCTGGCCCGCTACGACGCGTCGCAGATCGCCCCTGACGCGACCCTTGCCGACATGATGCCCAACGGCGTCCTGGCCCTGACCGTGGACCCGACCCAGGGCCAGCGTTACCAGGGCATCGTCGACCTGGACGGCGCCACCCTGGCCGAATGCTTCACCAACTACTTCGTCATGTCGCAGCAGACCGGCACCCGTTTCTGGCTCTACGCCGACGGCCGCAATGCCCGCGGCCTGCTCCTGCAACAACTGCCTGCCGATCGCCTGCGCGATCCGGAAGAGCGCGAAGCCAACTGGCAGCACCTCACCGCCCTGGCCAGCACCCTGACTGCCGATGAACTGCTGAGCCTGGACAACGAAACCGTGCTTCACCGCCTGTACCACGAAGAGGCCGTGCGCCTGTTCGACGTGCAACCGCTGCGCTTCCGCTGCAGCTGCTCCCGCGAGCGCTCGGGCAATGCGCTGGTCAGCCTGGGGCTCGAAGATGCGCAGAAACTGGTGGTGGAACACGGCGGCAGCATCGAGATCGATTGCCAGTTCTGCAATGAACGCTACCTGTTCGATGCCGCCGATATCACGCAATTGTTTGCCGGTGCGGGCGTCGACACGCCGTCAGATACTCGTCACTAAAACGGTTCAGCGCAGGTAAATCACCTGGCAAACGCCGGAATTACGCCGTACTGACGGGAGGACCCTACTATTTTTGGGCTTTTCTGGCATAATCCGGCGCACTTTTTTCGCGGTAGTAGTGCGCGAGTTTCTACTACAAAACGTTTGGAGCACTCGGCCAATGGCCGACGGGGAACCTCATGACGCAAGCCAATAACGCCGTGTACACCGATCTGAGTGTGGATGATCTGGTCAAAGAAGCCCTGAACCGCGGTGAGGGCGAACTGGCCGATACCGGCGCTCTGGTGGTTCGCACCGGTCATCGTACCGGCCGTTCGCCAGTGGACCGTTTCATCGTTGAAGAGCCCACCACCCAGGACGCTATCGCCTGGGGCCCGATCAACCGCAAGTTCCCGGCGGCCAAGTTCGACGCCCTGTGGGACCGCGTCGAAGCCTACCTGGGCGAGCGCGAGCGTTTTGTTTCCCACGTGCATGTAGGTTCCGATCCGGCGCACTACCTGCCAGTGAAAATGACCACCGAGACTGCCTGGCACAACCTGTTCGGCCGTTGCCTGTTCATCAACCCCGAGCAGTACAACGCCGGTGGCAAAGATGAGTGGCAGATCCTCAACGCGCCAAACTTCGTTTGCGAACCTGAGCGCGACGGCACCAACTCCGACGGCACCGTGATCCTCAACTTCGCGGCCAAGAAAGTGCTGATCGCCGGCATGCGCTACGCCGGTGAGATGAAGAAAGCCCTGTTCTCCGTGCAGAACTTCCTGCTGCCGGCTGCCGACGTGCTGCCGATGCACTGCGCCGCCAACATGGGCGAAGACGGCGACGTGACCCTGTTCTTCGGTCTGTCGGGCACCGGCAAGACCACCCTGTCGGCCGACGAAAGCCGTTACCTGATCGGTGACGACGAACACGGCTGGGGCGTGGGCGTGGTGTTCAAC
This genomic stretch from Pseudomonas sp. Os17 harbors:
- a CDS encoding phosphatase PAP2 family protein, with protein sequence MNNPGLFQARWNLGKLVLCNLLPLALLGFWLWPTGQMYCLMFDEWLFRHLNTPLATNPTWLHIWAVASLRPFDIVVGLIMLGLLIRGDWVFKAVDVRRAFFGFLSILILMVVIRALFSKLVALMNWQHNSPSMVLEGAVHMSDYFPGWEKTWELKDRSSQSFPGDHASVLLIWGLFMGIFSRSVGQFLIVWCLTLLFMMPRLVAGAHWGQDDYIGGVLLALLALGWGYYTPYAARMSNFLLRLTHPLFKLMSRMPLLSRMNVVRASSLLR
- the hslO gene encoding Hsp33 family molecular chaperone HslO, whose product is MTDLPDTDFTQRFIFDESDARGELVALERSYAEVLAKHAYPEPVAQLLGELMAAASLLVGTLKFDGLLILQARSEGPVPLLMIECSSNREIRGLARYDASQIAPDATLADMMPNGVLALTVDPTQGQRYQGIVDLDGATLAECFTNYFVMSQQTGTRFWLYADGRNARGLLLQQLPADRLRDPEEREANWQHLTALASTLTADELLSLDNETVLHRLYHEEAVRLFDVQPLRFRCSCSRERSGNALVSLGLEDAQKLVVEHGGSIEIDCQFCNERYLFDAADITQLFAGAGVDTPSDTRH